The genomic region tccgcctgccgggttcaagcgattctcctgcctcagcctcctgagtagctgggattacaggcatgcactgccgtgcccggctaatttttgtatttttagtaaagatggggttttaccatgttggccaggctggtcttgaactcctgacctcatgtgatccacccacctctgatctcccaaagtgctgggattacaggcgtgaaccaccatgcccggcccttaactcattctttaaaaatgagtttttaaaaccTTTGCTTAGAAGAATCTAAACACTTCTAATTCCATTGTTTCCAATCTAGATCAATTCACCACCATCTCTAAATTACTGCAGAAACTTCTTGATTGCAGAAGGTCTTCCCATTTCTTCTCTTGCCACCCCTCCGTAACTCTATTCACCATACAGCAGCCTGAGTGAGCCTTTTAAAACAGgtcattcctctgctcaaaaccctccaatgacTTCCTATTTCATGTCATGGAAGTCACTGGAGGGTTTTGAGTGGAGGAATTACCTAAGGTAATTCCTGACCACCTGATGTAACACTCTGACCTCCATCCTGAacattctccattcctttctctgcTTTAGCTTTCTCCATGgcacttatattttatttactgtagGCGTCCCACTGAGATGATTTTTTCCTCTTGCTCAAGGATGTACCCTGAGCCCCAAACtgtttggcacacagtaggtcctcATTAAGTATTTGTtaagaatgaatggataaattccccCCAGTCTCTCTTATAGGGAAGGGGCAGAGGCAGAGCGGCAGCTGCCTATCCCTAGGGGCTAGAGATGCAATATTGCCCGAAGTATTTCTCTGCAGGGCTGTCCTCCCTGAGGAACCCTCCCTTGCCTTCCAGTGTGTGGGACTTGGCTTTCATCAGCAGTAGAGCCTCAGGTCAGAAGGCTGCAGAGCCAAACGGGGCTGGCCTGATGCAATGGTTACACAGAGATTAGCTGGGAGACAGGACCGGGTTAAAGAGGCAGGGATTAATCCCGAGGGAAGGACAATACCCTGGGGAGACCCCAAATGGCCTCCCACACTTAAGAGATCCAGGCTGCTCTCTTGTGCGGGAGGCCCAGAGACCTCTACGGCAAAAGGAAAACACACCACTCCCTGTCCATCGGCACCCCTCCCAAAGGCTGTGTCTCCTCAAGGTTCCCCTATCTGCTGCAAGGTCCAGTAGCCCCAGCTACCGAGGTGGCCATGCTGACACCAGAGGCACTAAGACTGAGACAGAATTGGGGGTGGGGTAGAGAGAAGACCGCTGGTGGCGAAGCGGCGGAAACGGCCTGAGCGATGGTCACCCAGTCTTAGAGCGGGGGTGTGTCCTGCTGCCCGCCTCCCCCCGGACCGGCCTCACGATGAGGCCTGAAGTTGGTTACGGGAGAGAATTTCCCAAGGGCAGCCGAGGTCCCTTTGCCCAGCAGCACAGAGCAGGGCCCATGTTCCGGCTCCGGGCAGGAGTGGAGAGACACTGTCGTCCGAAGCAATAGGGGTTTGTAAGCACCACCCCAGAAAAAGGGACTCTCCTCATTCCTCTCTCGGACGGTCCCTAACTTCACTGTGGAGGAGTGACGCCGATCCTAAAGAGCGAACGCCCCCTTTGAGGAGACGGGAGGGTAAAGGGTAGATAGGAGTCAGTACTCGCCTCTCTCCTCAGGTTCCAGCTCTGATTTTGGCTCTGTCGCTGCCACCCGCTCATCTTCAACATGATACGCTCAGTGCCTTAGACTTAAGCCTCTGACCTCGGGAGCGCCTAGCTGTAATCTTTTACCATGGCCTTGCCCTCCTCTCAGGGGCGGGACCCCAAAACCTACCAATCAGAAAGTGGCACGCCGGCATTGGCCCCGCCTCGTCCCTCGCATCCGCCATTCAGGAGCCCCGCGAAACCGCCCCCGTCGCTCCCGCTCGCTAGGGGGTCGACGTAGTGTCGGACCCGGAAGTGGCTTTGGGTCACGAGGCTTCACGGAGGAGGTGGGTGAGTCATGCGCGCGCGCGGAGGCGAGTGTAgcgggggggaggggaggaaaggggggCGGGGATGATGCAATGTTTGGCAACCGGTGTCTGCACGCGCACGCGCAGGGGACAACGAGGGTGGTGGGAGGTGCGGAGggtgggggagaggagagagggcgGGGCGCCAGCTCCCGGCGCCCAACGGCCCCAACGGCTATCAGCCTTGGTCGCCCCTAGTCGGTCGTGAACCTCTTTGCCGCTTGTCTCCCCCAGAAGCTGCTGTTACGCCCACCTAGCTTTACCCGCCGTTTTACCCCCACTATAAGGGACTCCCACTTTTCTTGGCCTCTCCCAGCTAATGGGCACATAGGccttttgaacttttcttttgaaagttgGTATCCATCCACCGGGATTGTCGACATCTCGAGTCTTCTTAAAGAGGTCTcctggccgggctcggtggcttacgcctgtaatcccagcactttgggaggctgaggagagcggatcacttgaggtcaggagttcgagatcagcctgaccaacatggtgaaatccctgtctctactaaaaatacaaaaattagccgggtgtggtgatgcgcgcctgtagtcccagctactctggaggctgaggcaggagaatctcttgaaccctggaggcggatgttgcagtgaccgagatcgcgccactgcactccagcctgggtgacagagcgagactacgtttcaccaaaaacaaaaaacaaaacaaaaaaaaacgggGGTGGTCTCCTGTTCTAGCCCCGTAAATCTCCCAAAAGGGGCCGAGGTACTGGAATCCCTTCGTAGTCATTTTCCGCTTCTCTCAGAACAGCGCCCTTGACTTTTACCTTGTTGCTAAGCCCTCAGCCTGCCAGAAGTCATGTATTTTGCCCAGTGGACCCGATTCTGTTTGGCCACCTATTTTCCTCCACGGTACTCTTATGGCTTTCTCCAAGACCCTCTCTTGCTGTACCAGACAGCAAGTCCTGTGATTCCCTGTGTAAGGAGCGCGGCACAGGCCTGCCTCCTAGGTGTTCGGGTCAAGATTTACAGCGGAGTCTCATCCCGGGACGTGTGAGTGCACTTCAGCGCAGGACCGCCCTGGACTGGGGAGACCGGAGCCGCGATTTTAGCCTCAACTCCCCCTCACTTGCCAAGGGATCTTACCGTCCTTGTTTGTAAATTAAAGATAAGAGTTGTGAAGGTAAAATGAGAACCATGAACTTGGACGCAacttgaacaaaaataaaacGCACCACGCAGAATGCAAAGTATTTTTCTTGTGCCTTGAAAACAGAGGCCATGTGGTGGCCTGTTACATATCCTGTCATACCCTCATGGGGGCAGCCAGAGTTTAAGTAGAAACTGTCACAAGGCTGGTTGTGACTGGAGTGGTGTGGCAATGACAGGTCTTTGGTTAGGCTGCTCCGTTGCTCCACACCTCCATTTCCCTTCTGAAAATGGGGGTAGTGTGGAGGGTGGACCAGATGGTCTCTCCTGGCCTAAAGACAGACCAGGTTGTCAGTGACAGGCAGAGGTCATGTGACTTGACAGGCCGAGGTCGTGTTGTGACATGTTGACCTGGGGAGGCGGGTCAAGTCCCAGCACACTACCCGGGAAGCCTTTGGGGCGGGGCAGGGCAAGTCGCGACTTTCATCTTTCGGGGCCCGGCCCCTCCCGGACCTGGCATTCCTGGCTCCCTCAGAAGACTGTGGCTTTGGAAGGGGCCCCTCCCCGAGGAGGGCTGGGATTGGCCACCAGTGGCCTGGGAAGAGGCGCAGATCCTTCCGCGGAGGGCGGGGGGGCCGCGTGGGGTGTTTGTTCTCTTGGGGATTAATGGGGGGTTGTGGGGGAGGGGTAGGCGCGCTCCCGCATGCGCACTGCGGCCCCTCCAGTTGGCTCGTCGCTGTCCGCTGGGCGGgggcccggccccgcccctctCCCGTCCGGGCAgcggcggaggcggcggcggctgcggcagcgacggcggcggcggcggcagcggcagcaGCCTGCGCAGTGCCTTCTGGGAACGGAATCCCCAGGGCTGCCCCTGGCCCCCATGGCGCATGCGCGGGAGGCCGCTCGGTGAtccgcggcggcggcagcggcgctTCCTGCTAGGACCGGCCGGGGCCGTACCGGAGGCTCGGGCTCCACcgaccctcctcccaccccctcccactCACTCTCTGGGCCGCGACTGCGCAGGGCGGGGCCGGCCGAACCATGGGCCGCGGTGAGTGCGGGGCCCGgcccccccaccctgcccctccccctcccctcccctcctgtcccTACCCTCTGCCCCCTCCGCGTCCTCTCGGCCCCTTTCCCCGGCCCCATCCCCACTCCCCCGCCCTCACCTGCCCCCGCCGCTTCTCTGTCTCACTGCCTGACTTCTGCCTTCCTCACCGCCCTCCCCTCAGTGCTTCGCCCACCCTCCGCCCGCCCTCTCCCCAAGTTCCTTCCTACTTCGTGCgccttcctctcctcctcaaGCTGAGGGaagcagtctgggtgacagggcgccTTGTTATGAGAGGGAAAGTTTGGAAGCCGCCAGTGTGGGGTGGGAGCGATGGTGAGGCTGGGGAGGATACCTGCAGGTTGGAGGGGCTTCCCCTCCTATCAGAGGACAGGCTCTCTTGGAGATAATCGGAAGCCAGTGGAATAGGAGGTTCTGAATCCCTTTGCCTTAGGCTTGAGGGAAAATCAGGAGCTTCTCAGGATCCTGGGAGAAGACTGAGCTGTGATCCTCACCTCTTAAGACCCGAATGAACTAGATCAGCGATTGTCTGATGGAGCAGGCATGGGGGGAGTTCTGCTGGTACCACCCCAGCGGGCAGTTGGGCAATTGCCTGGTGACCTGTGGGGCAATCTGTACTTTTTATATCATCTTCCTGGGTAGAGAACAACAGGAGCCAGACACTCTGGGAAACTTCCTAGTGGCCTAGCATTATGGGaatgtgcctatagtcctggtTGAAGTCTTCTACTCCGAATGGACGGAGGCCTTGCCCTTCATATGCCTAAGAATTGGGCTGGACTTTCTTGGTCCCAGGGAGCTGAGGTTCTGACCCTCTGGTCCCTAGGGACTGGACTTGGAAAGGA from Pongo pygmaeus isolate AG05252 chromosome 10, NHGRI_mPonPyg2-v2.0_pri, whole genome shotgun sequence harbors:
- the LOC129010951 gene encoding uncharacterized LOC128125814 homolog, whose protein sequence is MLKMSGWQRQSQNQSWNLRRECSRRKCIFIHHHT